Proteins encoded together in one Branchiostoma floridae strain S238N-H82 chromosome 18, Bfl_VNyyK, whole genome shotgun sequence window:
- the LOC118406230 gene encoding galactosylceramide sulfotransferase-like — MIVLEKSMYSTWSTRTTCRKHQDHCLRPQQAKMNTRAIFAVMLAIVVNGAAIYYYSQREMTLQIESPKLRPQISQNGNQTSEESSSGQHDQPHLKDDNRTETVMSSKSCHPRSKFVFIKTHKTGSCTAVNIFQRYAISHHLSVLMPTGGNLLSWPFPPAEEDYVHTPDEQYDVLLSHMVYNKTWLQTKFPANTAYISIIRNPSSHLRSAMNYYHLPKLLKIKSKNPVETFLQDPWKYKDLSEAYFDFCNVTWDGTRNFLSFDLGYPTEGAEDKERARRYISELEADFTLVLLLEHLDESLVLLRRLMCWEMLDVLYDVAPKNSRNYSYKKYVPTAEELANLRRWKAVDYLLYDTFNASLWRKIAAQGPDFYEELHYFREVKKRVSEFCHRMMEKRECKKNCQHQQPLVIKASKWSRQFEADSMHCRGTIYGESQHWKNIRERASVKDKTEWKVMKVASNLRRIVHGLPTLKYKSQGRGIKGKMNSSW, encoded by the exons ATGATAGTGCTGGAGAAGTCTATGTATTCGACATGGAGCACGCGTACGACATGTAGAAAACACCAAGATCATTGTTTAAG ACCACAACAAGCAAAGATGAACACTAGAGCAATTTTCGCTGTGATGTTAGCCATCGTCGTCAATGGAGCTGCCATTTATTACTATTCCCAG AGAGAGATGACTCTTCAAATTGAAAGTCCAAAACTTCGGCCACAGATATCACAGAACGGTAACCAGACATCTGAAGAATCATCTTCTGGACAGCA CGACCAACCTCACCTCAAAGATGACAACAGGACGGAAACAGTAATGTCATCAAAGAGTTGCCACCCAAGAAGCAAGTTCGTCTTCATCAAAACGCACAAGACCGGGAGCTGTACTGCCGTGAACATCTTCCAGAGATACGCCATCAGTCACCATCTGTCTGTGCTGATGCCAACCGGAGGGAATCTGCTCTCATGGCCCTTCCCTCCTGCAGAAGAGGACTATGTCCACACCCCAGATGAACAGTATGACGTCCTGCTGAGCCACATGGTGTACAATAAAACATGGCTACAGACCAAGTTCCCGGCTAACACAGCCTACATAT CTATTATCCGGAATCCAAGCAGCCATTTGAGGTCAGCCATGAATTACTACCATCTTCCTAAGCTACTGAAGATCAAGTCTAAGAACCCTGTCGAGACGTTTCTGCAGGACCCGTGGAAGTACAAGGACCTGTCTGAGGCTTACTTTGACTTCTGTAATGTAACCTGGGACGGTACCAGGAACTTCCTGTCATTTGATTTGGGGTACCCTACAGAGGGAGCAGAAGATAAG GAACGAGCTCGTAGGTACATCAGTGAACTAGAAGCGGACTTCACGCTGGTCTTGCTGCTGGAACACCTGGACGAGTCTCTGGTTCTCCTCAGACGTCTGATGTGCTGGGAGATGTTGGACGTTCTGTACGACGTCGCACCGAAGAACAGCCGAAACTACTCCTACAAGAAATACGTCCCCACCGCCGAGGAACTCGCCAACCTCCGCCGGTGGAAGGCCGTGGATTACTTACTGTATGACACGTTCAACGCCTCCTTGTGGAGGAAGATTGCAGCACAG GGTCCAGATTTTTACGAAGAGCTCCACTACTTTCGAGAAGTGAAGAAGCGTGTCAGCGAGTTTTGCCACAGGATGATGGAGAAGCGTGAATGTAAAAAGAACTGTCAACATCAACAGCCTCTCGTCATAAAGGCGTCCAAGTGGAGTCGACAGTTTGAGGCAGACTCCATGCACTGCAGAGGCACAATATACGGG GAAAGTCAACATTGGAAGAATATCAGAGAACGTGCATCAGTGAAAGACAAGACGGAGTGGAAAGTCATGAAAGTCGCCTCAAACCTGCGCCGTATTGTCCATGGTCTGCCTACTTTGAAATACAAATCCCAAGGCAGAGGCATAAAAGGAAAGATGAATAGTTCCTGGTAA
- the LOC118406234 gene encoding galactosylceramide sulfotransferase-like, with translation MSLKSCHPRRKFVFIKTHKTGSCTAVNIFQRYAISHHLSVLMPTGGNLLSWPFPPAEEDYVHTPDEQYDVLLSHMVYNKTWLRTKFPANTAYISILREPSSHLRSAINYYSLPELLKIESKNPVQTFLQDPWKYKDLSEAYFDFCNVTWDGTRNFLSFDLGYPTEGAEDKERARRYISELEADFTLVLLLEHLDESLVLLRRLMCWEVRDVLYDIEAKNNRTYPYKSYIPTAEELANLRRWKAVDYLLYDTFNASLWRKIAAQGPDFYEELHYFREVRKSVSKFCHTRKRRRSRHHQQPLIIKASKWSPQFAVDSMYCRGIQYTEIELGKYIRKRASAKDKEERKIMRVAENVLRIVHGLPTVKFQYDGRSKNGKMIVPRKANL, from the exons ATGTCATTAAAGAGTTGTCATCCCCGAAGAAAGTTCGTCTTCATCAAAACGCACAAGACCGGGAGCTGTACTGCCGTGAACATCTTCCAGAGATACGCCATCAGTCACCATCTGTCTGTGCTGATGCCAACCGGAGGGAATCTGCTCTCATGGCCCTTCCCTCCTGCAGAAGAGGACTATGTCCACACCCCAGATGAACAGTATGACGTCCTGCTGAGCCACATGGTGTACAATAAAACATGGCTACGGACCAAGTTCCCGGCTAACACAGCCTACATAT CCATCCTCAGAGAGCCAAGCAGCCATTTGAGATCGGCCATAAACTACTACAGTCTACCCGAGCTGCTGAAGATCGAGTCTAAGAACCCTGTCCAGACGTTTCTGCAGGACCCGTGGAAGTACAAGGACCTGTCTGAGGCTTACTTTGACTTCTGTAATGTAACCTGGGACGGCACCAGGAACTTCCTGTCATTTGATTTGGGGTACCCTACAGAGGGAGCAGAGGATAAG GAACGAGCTCGTAGGTACATCAGTGAACTAGAAGCGGACTTCACGCTGGTCTTGCTGCTGGAACATCTGGACGAGTCTCTGGTTCTCCTCAGACGTCTGATGTGCTGGGAGGTGCGAGACGTTCTGTACGACATCGAGGCAAAGAACAACCGGACTTACCCGTACAAATCTTACATCCCCACCGCCGAGGAACTCGCCAACCTCCGCCGGTGGAAGGCCGTGGATTACTTACTGTATGACACGTTCAACGCCTCCTTGTGGAGGAAGATTGCAGCACAG GGTCCAGATTTTTACGAAGAGCTCCACTACTTTCGAGAAGTGAGGAAGAGTGTCAGCAAGTTCTGCCACACGCGTAAACGTAGAAGGAGTCGCCATCATCAACAGCCTCTCATCATAAAGGCGTCCAAGTGGAGTCCGCAGTTTGCGGTAGATTCCATGTACTGCAGAGGTATACAATACACG GAAATTGAACTTGGGAAGTATATCAGAAAACGTGCATCAGCGAAAGACAAGGAAGAGAGGAAAATCATGAGAGTCGCCGAAAACGTGCTTCGTATTGTCCATGGTCTACCTACTGTAAAATTCCAATACGACGGTAGAAGCAAAAATGGAAAGATGATAGTGCCACGTAAAGCCAACCTTTGA